A genomic window from Streptomyces sp. HUAS YS2 includes:
- a CDS encoding MFS transporter, with product MALSSPGTNAARTAADASGPRPARGLLPLLLAGNTAMYALYVGVAGVLLALQVEAIDPAQKVANLGLVAGVSAIFATVFNPVAGALSDRSGRRNPWILAGGLLALPVMLLLGSVHTILLVTIVWCLGQAVMNVYQAALTSVVPDRIPTAARGKASAAVGLGLPVGSTIGALVGAAYSDDYRTGYLVFGAIMAVAAVLFTVCAREERMPPKAPLPVKVQLAAFGSALKNHDFRWAFIGRALLILGYFAVSGFQLYILKDHTDLPAGLAPEEAVAILMPVNSVAMVVSTVLGGWLSDRYDRRKLFVGASAALAAVALLIPAVSAGWAAMLAFSVVNGLGFGCYMAVDTALVTMVLPKAEDAARDMGVLNVANAGPQIVAPFVASVIVSVGGGYTPLFLVAAVLSVLGALAVRPIRGVR from the coding sequence GTGGCCCTTTCCTCCCCCGGCACGAACGCGGCCCGCACCGCCGCAGATGCCTCCGGGCCCCGCCCCGCACGCGGCCTGCTCCCCCTGCTGCTGGCCGGGAACACGGCCATGTACGCGCTCTACGTCGGCGTCGCCGGCGTCCTGCTCGCGCTCCAGGTCGAGGCGATCGACCCGGCCCAGAAGGTGGCCAACCTCGGACTGGTCGCCGGCGTCTCGGCGATCTTCGCGACGGTCTTCAACCCGGTGGCAGGCGCCCTGTCGGACCGGTCCGGGCGCCGCAACCCCTGGATCCTGGCCGGCGGCCTGCTCGCGCTTCCGGTGATGCTGCTGCTCGGCAGCGTCCACACCATCCTGCTGGTCACGATCGTCTGGTGTCTGGGCCAGGCCGTCATGAACGTCTACCAGGCCGCGCTGACCTCGGTGGTCCCGGACCGGATCCCGACGGCCGCTCGCGGCAAGGCCTCCGCCGCCGTCGGCCTGGGCCTGCCCGTGGGCTCCACGATCGGCGCCCTGGTCGGCGCGGCCTACTCGGACGACTACCGCACCGGATACCTCGTCTTCGGCGCGATCATGGCGGTGGCGGCCGTGCTGTTCACCGTCTGCGCCCGCGAGGAGCGCATGCCGCCCAAGGCGCCGCTCCCGGTCAAGGTCCAACTGGCCGCCTTCGGCAGCGCGTTGAAGAACCACGACTTCCGCTGGGCGTTCATCGGCCGGGCGCTGCTGATCCTCGGCTACTTCGCGGTGTCCGGGTTCCAGCTGTACATCCTCAAGGACCACACCGACCTGCCCGCCGGCCTCGCGCCGGAGGAGGCGGTGGCGATCCTGATGCCGGTCAACAGCGTCGCCATGGTGGTCTCCACGGTCCTCGGCGGCTGGCTCTCCGACCGCTACGACCGGCGCAAGCTGTTCGTCGGCGCGTCCGCCGCGCTGGCCGCCGTCGCGTTGCTGATACCCGCCGTGTCCGCCGGCTGGGCCGCGATGCTCGCCTTCTCCGTCGTCAACGGCCTCGGTTTCGGCTGCTACATGGCCGTGGACACGGCCCTTGTCACCATGGTTCTGCCGAAGGCCGAGGACGCCGCCCGCGACATGGGCGTGCTCAACGTGGCGAACGCCGGGCCGCAGATCGTCGCCCCGTTCGTCGCCTCCGTGATCGTCTCCGTCGGCGGCGGCTACACCCCGCTGTTCCTGGTCGCCGCCGTGCTGTCGGTCCTCGGCGCGCTCGCCGTCCGCCCGATCCGCGGCGTCCGCTGA
- a CDS encoding alpha/beta fold hydrolase → MQLHTTTWGTGDRVALLIHGIMSDHRTWRRVGPALAERGYRVIAVDLRGHGASGRADRYRPSDYADDVVETLPKGAELAVGHSLGGLTLAGAVARLAPRRAVFVDPAWHLATAEEGFGPELFAGFKSATAEQIRAMNPRWEEADVAVELATLALWDTETAYALPEFAGTDLLPAKAEVPSLVTLADPSFLVTPERAALLRERGFEVRTVAGAGHTIHRDDFDGFMTALDGWI, encoded by the coding sequence ATGCAGCTGCACACCACCACCTGGGGCACCGGCGACCGCGTCGCCCTGCTGATCCACGGCATCATGTCCGACCACCGCACCTGGCGCCGGGTCGGCCCGGCCCTCGCCGAGCGCGGGTACCGGGTGATCGCCGTCGACCTGCGCGGCCACGGGGCCAGCGGGCGGGCCGACCGCTACCGCCCCTCCGACTACGCCGACGACGTCGTCGAGACCCTGCCGAAGGGCGCCGAGCTGGCCGTCGGCCATTCGCTGGGCGGGCTGACGCTGGCCGGCGCGGTGGCGCGGCTGGCGCCGCGGCGGGCCGTGTTCGTCGACCCGGCCTGGCACCTGGCGACGGCCGAGGAGGGCTTCGGCCCGGAGCTGTTCGCCGGCTTCAAATCGGCCACCGCGGAGCAGATCCGGGCCATGAACCCGCGCTGGGAGGAGGCGGACGTCGCCGTGGAGCTGGCGACGCTGGCCCTGTGGGACACCGAAACGGCGTACGCGCTGCCGGAGTTCGCGGGGACGGACCTGCTGCCGGCGAAGGCGGAGGTGCCGTCGCTGGTGACGCTGGCGGACCCGAGCTTCCTCGTCACCCCGGAGCGCGCCGCGCTGCTGCGGGAGCGCGGTTTCGAGGTCCGTACGGTCGCGGGGGCGGGCCACACGATCCACCGGGACGATTTCGACGGGTTCATGACCGCCCTGGACGGCTGGATCTGA